Proteins encoded by one window of Cellvibrio sp. KY-GH-1:
- a CDS encoding RodZ domain-containing protein, which produces MVSDDDKKTTEDSRFRELSPGKLLVWGRERAGLSQEQIAKELYMTLTKVRALELDDYRHMGADTFTRGYLGSYANLVKLDVVQVLAAYDRHAQKYGLNEQVLPKKQESATKPLWQFVALIVVVLLVLWLISVWFFDNRKEPEYDLPVAIVPAVEVFSSSSVAESSMATESSASGGLSPTTLDEVSIPATDMANQFSSSSSSIVGLVAESSVGMSNENTDSRSSSSISTGSSRVGVLDEIEFTFTEECWLEVSDSSGDVLVADLQAAGVHLVLQGRAPFDIKLGNAPAVQIELNNEQITLVPAIGTNVLSVKVGKTPNN; this is translated from the coding sequence GCGTGAGCGCGCAGGCTTATCTCAGGAGCAGATTGCAAAAGAACTGTATATGACTCTGACTAAAGTGCGCGCGCTTGAGTTGGATGACTACCGTCATATGGGCGCAGATACTTTTACCCGTGGTTATCTTGGTTCTTATGCCAATCTCGTGAAACTTGATGTGGTGCAAGTGTTAGCCGCTTATGATCGTCATGCACAAAAATACGGTCTGAACGAGCAAGTTTTGCCTAAAAAGCAGGAGTCGGCCACTAAGCCACTGTGGCAGTTTGTTGCATTAATTGTGGTTGTGTTATTGGTGCTTTGGTTAATTTCTGTCTGGTTTTTTGATAATCGGAAAGAGCCTGAGTACGATTTGCCCGTAGCGATTGTTCCAGCAGTTGAGGTTTTTTCAAGTTCGAGTGTTGCTGAATCATCAATGGCGACTGAGTCTTCTGCGTCTGGCGGTTTATCGCCAACAACTTTAGATGAGGTTTCAATACCTGCTACCGATATGGCTAACCAGTTCAGTTCATCGTCAAGCTCAATTGTTGGTTTAGTTGCAGAGAGTTCAGTGGGCATGTCGAACGAGAATACAGATTCCAGGTCTTCTTCATCGATCTCAACTGGCAGTTCTCGTGTTGGAGTGTTGGATGAAATTGAGTTTACATTTACCGAAGAATGTTGGTTGGAAGTAAGTGACTCTAGCGGAGATGTGTTGGTTGCGGATCTGCAGGCTGCGGGTGTGCATTTAGTTTTGCAGGGCAGGGCTCCGTTCGATATAAAGCTCGGTAATGCACCAGCCGTGCAGATTGAATTAAATAACGAACAAATCACATTGGTTCCGGCAATAGGTACTAATGTGCTTAGCGTAAAGGTCGGCAAGACACCTAACAATTAG